A genomic region of Raphanus sativus cultivar WK10039 chromosome 6, ASM80110v3, whole genome shotgun sequence contains the following coding sequences:
- the LOC108806822 gene encoding phytosulfokine receptor 1-like has product MRVHRLWVILIFLTELLCFFHSSQSQTPHLTCHARDLNALRDFITNLEPKPDDWFFANDNNCCNWTGITCNNNNNKTRRVTKLELVNKKLSGTLSESLGNLDQIKVLNLSRNSIKDSIPLSILTSPTLQTLDLSSNDLSGQIPQTLNLPSLQSLDLSSNSFNGSFPRSIGDLSSLVRLDVSWNLFTGDIPDVFHELTRLKYLSAQTNRLTGGIPISLASSRTLNLLNLRNNSLTGPLLLNCTALVELTSLDLGTNRFDGRLPENLPVCKRLENVNLARNGFHGQVPESFKNFHSLSYFSLSNSSLVNITSALRILQSCKNLTALVLTLNFNGEALPDDDASIVGFEKLKVLVIANCRLTGSVPRWLSLSRDLKLLDLSWNRLTGTIPSWIGDFNYLFYLDLSNNSFTGEIPKSLTRLQSLTSGSISLDEPSPDFPFFVKRNESGKGLQYNQIVGFPPTIELGHNNLSGPIWEEFGDLKKLHVFDLKWNELSGSIPSSMSGMTSLELLDLSNNRLSGSIPGSLQNLTFLSKFSVAGNNLSGRIPTGGQFQTFPNSSFEFNNLCGERRFPCSEDVMEDATTRLKHSRRRRRSRGGEIGMAVGIAFGSVFLLTLLALIVLRARRRSGEVDPEMEEESMEICSKNVVLFQDNDNTKALSYDDLLDSTDNFDQANIIGCGGFGLVYKAVLPDGRKVAIKRLSGDCGQIEREFKAEVETLSRAQHPNLVLLQGFCFYETDRLLIYSYMENGSLDYWLHERNDGPALLDWRTRVRIALGAAKGLYYLHQACEPHILHRDIKSSNILLDENFDSHLADFGLARLMSPYETHVSTDLVGTLGYIPPEYGQASVATYKGDVYSFGVVLLELLTDRRPVDMCKPKGGRDLISWVVRMKSEGRASEVFDPFIHGKENEKEMVRVLEIACLCLSGNPKQRPTTEQLVSWLDHV; this is encoded by the coding sequence ATGCGTGTTCATCGCTTGTGGGTGATCCTCATCTTCCTCACAGAGCTACTATGCTTCTTCCACTCCTCACAATCTCAAACCCCCCACCTCACTTGCCACGCACGTGACCTCAACGCCTTGCGTGACTTCATAACCAACCTCGAACCGAAACCAGACGACTGGTTCTTCGCCAACGACAACAACTGCTGCAACTGGACCGGAATcacctgcaacaacaacaataacaaaaCCAGAAGAGTCACCAAACTCGAACTCGTGAACAAAAAACTGTCGGGGACCCTGTCGGAATCTCTAGGAAACCTAGACCAGATCAAAGTCCTCAACCTCTCCCGCAACTCCATCAAAGACTCCATCCCTCTCTCCATCCTCACCTCGCCGACTCTCCAAACCCTCGACTTGAGCTCCAACGATCTCTCCGGACAGATCccacaaaccctaaacctacCTTCTCTGCAAAGCCTCGACCTTTCCTCCAACTCCTTCAACGGGTCCTTCCCTCGTTCCATCGGTGATCTCTCCAGCCTCGTCCGTCTCGATGTCTCGTGGAATCTGTTTACAGGCGACATCCCTGACGTGTTCCACGAGTTGACTCGGTTGAAGTATCTCTCAGCTCAGACGAACAGACTCACCGGAGGGATCCCTATATCGTTAGCGAGTTCACGGACGTTAAATCTGCTTAATTTAAGGAACAACTCGTTAACCGGTCCGTTACTGTTGAACTGCACGGCGTTAGTTGAGTTAACCTCTCTCGATTTAGGTACAAACCGGTTCGACGGCCGGTTACCTGAGAATCTCCCGGTTTGCAAGCGGTTAGAGAACGTTAACCTCGCGCGTAACGGTTTCCACGGACAAGTCCCAGAGAGTTTCAAGAACTTCCACAGCCTCTCTTACTTCTCGTTATCGAACTCCAGCTTGGTTAACATCACATCCGCGCTTAGGATCCTTCAGAGCTGCAAGAACTTAACGGCTCTTGTCCTCACGTTAAACTTTAACGGAGAGGCGTTACCCGATGATGACGCGAGTATCGTTGGGTTCGAGAAGCTTAAGGTGCTAGTAATTGCGAATTGTAGACTTACCGGTTCGGTTCCCAGATGGTTAAGTTTGAGTCGTGATCTTAAGCTGTTGGATCTTTCTTGGAACCGGTTAACCGGAACTATACCGAGCTGGATCGGTGATTTCAATTATCTATTCTACTTGGATTTATCCAACAACTCGTTTACGGGAGAGATCCCAAAAAGTTTAACTCGGTTACAGAGTCTGACAAGTGGAAGCATCTCATTGGACGAGCCATCTCCCGACTTTCCTTTCTTCGTGAAGAGGAACGAGAGCGGGAAAGGTTTACAGTACAATCAGATCGTTGGCTTCCCGCCAACGATCGAGCTTGGTCATAACAACCTCTCGGGACCTATCTGGGAGGAGTTTGGTGATTTAAAGAAGCTTCATGTGTTTGATCTGAAATGGAACGAGTTGTCTGGATCTATCCCTAGCTCGATGTCTGGTATGACTAGCTTGGAGCTTCTCGATCTTTCTAACAACCGTCTCTCCGGATCGATCCCTGGTTCTCTCCAGAACCTCACGTTTCTGTCTAAGTTCAGTGTTGCTGGGAACAATCTGTCGGGAAGGATACCTACCGGTGGTCAGTTTCAGACGTTCCCGAACTCGAGTTTCGAGTTTAACAACCTCTGCGGGGAACGGAGGTTCCCCTGTTCTGAAGATGTGATGGAGGATGCAACGACAAGGCTCAAAcattcaagaagaagaagaagaagcagaggtGGTGAGATTGGTATGGCGGTTGGGATCGCGTTTGGTTCGGTCTTCCTTCTCACTCTCTTGGCGTTGATAGTGTTGCGTGCTCGTAGACGGTCAGGGGAAGTTGATCCAGAGATGGAAGAAGAGAGCATGGAGATTTGTTCTAAGAATGTGGTGCTGTTTCAAGACAATGACAATACTAAAGCTCTCTCCTATGATGATCTTTTGGACTCTACAGACAACTTTGACCAAGCCAACATCATCGGCTGCGGCGGGTTCGGTCTGGTTTACAAAGCAGTGTTGCCAGACGGGAGAAAAGTGGCGATCAAACGGTTATCAGGAGACTGCGGTCAGATCGAAAGAGAGTTCAAAGCAGAGGTTGAAACACTCTCGAGAGCGCAGCATCCGAATCTTGTCCTACTCCAAGGGTTCTGTTTCTACGAAACCGACCGGCTTTTGATCTATTCTTACATGGAGAACGGAAGCTTAGACTACTGGCTGCACGAGCGCAATGACGGTCCAGCTTTGTTGGACTGGAGAACTCGGGTTCGAATCGCTCTGGGTGCTGCTAAAGGGTTGTATTACTTGCATCAAGCTTGCGAGCCTCATATATTGCACCGTGACATCAAGTCGagcaacattcttcttgatgaGAACTTTGATTCTCATTTAGCGGATTTCGGATTGGCTAGGCTTATGAGTCCTTACGAGACGCATGTTAGTACTGATTTGGTTGGGACTTTGGGTTATATTCCTCCTGAGTACGGGCAAGCTTCGGTTGCTACTTATAAAGGTGATGTGTATAGCTTTGGAGTTGTGCTTCTTGAGCTTTTGACTGATAGAAGACCGGTGGATATGTGTAAACCCAAGGGAGGGAGGGATTTGATCTCTTGGGTTGTTAGGATGAAGAGCGAGGGTCGAGCTAGTGAGGTTTTTGATCCGTTCATACATGGTAAAGAGAATGAGAAAGAGATggttagggttcttgagattgCTTGTTTGTGTTTGAGTGGAAACCCTAAACAGAGACCAACGACTGAACAGTTAGTCTCTTGGCTTGATCATGTCTAG
- the LOC108806995 gene encoding tobamovirus multiplication protein 3 has translation MRIGGAEIMKYASEMMTTSSSAVEALNLKEASSWWSHVNESPVWQDRIFHALAVLYGLVSIVAVIQLVRIQLRVPEYGWTTQKVFHFLNFVVNGVRAVVFVFRRDVQFMHPEILQHILLDIPSLAFFTTYALLVLFWAEIYYQARAVSTDGLRPGFFTINAVVYVVQIALWLVLWWKPVRVMVILSKMFFAGASLFAALGFLLYGGRLFLMLQRFPVESKGRRKKLQEVGYVTTICFTCFLIRCIMMCFAAFDEGANLDVLDHPILNFIYYLLVEILPSSLVLFILRKLPPKRGITQYHQIR, from the exons ATGAGAATCGGCGGCGCGGAGATTATGAAATACGCGTCGGAGATGATGACGACGTCTTCGTCGGCGGTGGAAGCGTTGAATCTCAAGGAAGCTTCGAGTTGGTGGTCGCACGTGAACGAGTCGCCGGTTTGGCAGGATCGTATCTTCCACGCTCTCGCTGTTCTCTACGGCCTCGTTTCCATCGTCGCTGTG ATTCAACTCGTGAGGATCCAATTGAGAGTTCCAGAGTACGGGTGGACGACGCAGAAGGTCTTTCACTTCCTCAATTTCGTGGTGAATGGAG TCAGGGCTGTGGTTTTCGTATTCAGACGAGATGTGCAGTTCATGCATCCAGAG ATTCTGCAACATATATTGCTTGATATCCCGAGTCTTGCTTTCTTCACCACCTATGCTCTTCTTGTTCTCTTCTGGGCGGAGATATACTATCAG GCGCGTGCTGTGTCCACTGATGGACTGAGACCAGGCTTCTTCACAATCAATGCTGTTGTTTATGTTGTTCAg ATTGCTCTTTGGTTGGTTTTGTGGTGGAAGCCTGTTCGTGTTATGGTAATCCTATCAAAGATGTTCTTTGCAG GTGCTTCGTTGTTCGCTGCCCTTGGATTTTTACTTTACGGTGGAAG GCTTTTCCTGATGTTGCAACGTTTTCCGGTAGAATCGAAAGGACGGCGCAAGAAGCTGCAAGAG GTTGGTTACGTGACAACCATATGCTTTACGTGTTTCCTCATCAGATGTATCATG ATGTGTTTTGCTGCTTTCGACGAGGGGGCAAACCTTGATGTGCTGGATCATCCCATCCTTAACTTCATCTATTACCTG TTGGTAGAGATATTACCTTCCTCTTTAGTCCTCTTCATATTGAGAAAGCTACCACCAAAGCGAGGCATCACACAGTACCATCAGATTCGCTGA
- the LOC108806730 gene encoding uncharacterized protein LOC108806730 isoform X2 encodes MDYERIGKTQVTSGGGGGLSPGKLRSMLLGVDRKKKQDMLETGSNQIHDLAASGSDDCKDVDVVVTEITDSSTSGTVGDLQVQDEYPGLDYDNVNEIKSLSSTASSLFEFQKTDKEKTTPRMSVRSFSKPAPSKWDDAQKWIASPTANRPKTGPVSKKGPPSFGRQSSMKIVDEEPDTKRVDVSQVKKKETGHKFVSWEVDSYLKPVLMVENSATEVNLSRHDSSMATAFAQPPPSTARSVSMRDMGTEMTPIASQEPSRNGTPIRATTPIRSPVTSAPSSPGRRGLSSSKELSEKEIQMKTRREIMVLGTQLGKLNIAAWASKEDEDKDASSLQTSKSVSEARASAWEEAEKAKHMARFRREEMKIQAWENHQKAKSEAEMRKTEVEVERIKGRAQDRLMNKLAEIERKAEEKRAAAEAKKNREAAKTEKQAEQIRRTGRVPSLLFSCSCFCS; translated from the exons ATGGATTACGAGCGAATCGGAAAGACCCAG GTTACtagcggcggcggcggcggcttATCTCCGGGGAAGTTAAGGAGTATGCTTCTCGGTGTTGATAGAAAGAAGAAACAAGATATGCTTGAAACTGGGTCAAACCAAATCCATGACCTTG CTGCTAGTGGATCAGATGATTGCAAAGACGTTGATGTTGTTGTGACTGAGATCACTGATTCTTCTACTTCTGGTACGGTTGGAGATCTTCAAGTTCAAGATGAGTACCCTGGTCTTGATTACGACAATGTGAACGAGATCAAGAGCCTTTCTTCTACTGCATCATCCCTCTTCGAGTTTCAAAAGACAGACAAGGAGAAGACCACTCCAAGAATGTCCGTTAGATCATTCTCTAAACCGGCTCCATCTAAATGGGATGACGCTCAGAAATGGATCGCTAGTCCGACAGCTAACCGTCCCAAGACAGGACCTGTGTCGAAGAAAGGGCCTCCTAGCTTCGGTCGGCAGTCTTCTATGAAGATCGTTGATGAAGAGCCTGATACAAAGCGAGTAGATGTAAGCcaggtgaagaagaaggagacggGACACAAGTTTGTTAGCTGGGAAGTTGATTCGTATCTCAAACCTGTTCTTATGGTTGAGAACTCAGCAACTGAAG TGAATCTCAGTCGACATGACTCGTCAATGGCAACTGCGTTTGCTCAACCACCGCCTTCAACAGCGAGATCTGTCTCGATGAGAGACATGGGAACCGAGATGACTCCTATAGCGAGCCAAGAGCCTTCTAGAAACGGGACACCGATCAGGGCAACGACGCCGATCCGAAGCCCTGTGACTTCTGCACCTTCGAGTCCAGGGAGACGAGGGTTGAGTAGTAGCAAGGAGTTGTCTGAGAAAGAGATTCAGATGAAAACTAGGAGAGAGATAATGGTGTTGGGAACACAGCTTGGGAAGTTGAACATTGCTGCTTGGGCTAGCAAAGAGGATGAAGACAAAGACGCTTCTTCTCTCCAAACTTCTAAGAGTGTTTCTGAAGCTCGCGCGTCTGCCTGGGAGGAAGCTGAAAAGGCTAAGCACATGGCTAG GTTTAGACGCGAGGAGATGAAGATACAAGCGTGGGAGAATCATCAGAAGGCGAAATCTGAAGCCGAGATGAGGAAAACAGAG GTGGAAGTTGAGAGGATAAAGGGACGAGCGCAAGATCGTTTGATGAACAAACTAGCTGAGATTGAGCGGAAAGCAGAGGAGAAACGAGCAGCGGCTGAAGCAAAGAAGAATCGTGAAGCAGctaaaacagagaaacaagctGAACAAATCCGAAGAACAGGCAGAGTACCTTCATTGTTGTTCTCTTGTTCTTGCTTTTGTTCTTAG
- the LOC108806730 gene encoding uncharacterized protein LOC108806730 isoform X1, with protein MDYERIGKTQVTSGGGGGLSPGKLRSMLLGVDRKKKQDMLETGSNQIHDLAAASGSDDCKDVDVVVTEITDSSTSGTVGDLQVQDEYPGLDYDNVNEIKSLSSTASSLFEFQKTDKEKTTPRMSVRSFSKPAPSKWDDAQKWIASPTANRPKTGPVSKKGPPSFGRQSSMKIVDEEPDTKRVDVSQVKKKETGHKFVSWEVDSYLKPVLMVENSATEVNLSRHDSSMATAFAQPPPSTARSVSMRDMGTEMTPIASQEPSRNGTPIRATTPIRSPVTSAPSSPGRRGLSSSKELSEKEIQMKTRREIMVLGTQLGKLNIAAWASKEDEDKDASSLQTSKSVSEARASAWEEAEKAKHMARFRREEMKIQAWENHQKAKSEAEMRKTEVEVERIKGRAQDRLMNKLAEIERKAEEKRAAAEAKKNREAAKTEKQAEQIRRTGRVPSLLFSCSCFCS; from the exons ATGGATTACGAGCGAATCGGAAAGACCCAG GTTACtagcggcggcggcggcggcttATCTCCGGGGAAGTTAAGGAGTATGCTTCTCGGTGTTGATAGAAAGAAGAAACAAGATATGCTTGAAACTGGGTCAAACCAAATCCATGACCTTG CAGCTGCTAGTGGATCAGATGATTGCAAAGACGTTGATGTTGTTGTGACTGAGATCACTGATTCTTCTACTTCTGGTACGGTTGGAGATCTTCAAGTTCAAGATGAGTACCCTGGTCTTGATTACGACAATGTGAACGAGATCAAGAGCCTTTCTTCTACTGCATCATCCCTCTTCGAGTTTCAAAAGACAGACAAGGAGAAGACCACTCCAAGAATGTCCGTTAGATCATTCTCTAAACCGGCTCCATCTAAATGGGATGACGCTCAGAAATGGATCGCTAGTCCGACAGCTAACCGTCCCAAGACAGGACCTGTGTCGAAGAAAGGGCCTCCTAGCTTCGGTCGGCAGTCTTCTATGAAGATCGTTGATGAAGAGCCTGATACAAAGCGAGTAGATGTAAGCcaggtgaagaagaaggagacggGACACAAGTTTGTTAGCTGGGAAGTTGATTCGTATCTCAAACCTGTTCTTATGGTTGAGAACTCAGCAACTGAAG TGAATCTCAGTCGACATGACTCGTCAATGGCAACTGCGTTTGCTCAACCACCGCCTTCAACAGCGAGATCTGTCTCGATGAGAGACATGGGAACCGAGATGACTCCTATAGCGAGCCAAGAGCCTTCTAGAAACGGGACACCGATCAGGGCAACGACGCCGATCCGAAGCCCTGTGACTTCTGCACCTTCGAGTCCAGGGAGACGAGGGTTGAGTAGTAGCAAGGAGTTGTCTGAGAAAGAGATTCAGATGAAAACTAGGAGAGAGATAATGGTGTTGGGAACACAGCTTGGGAAGTTGAACATTGCTGCTTGGGCTAGCAAAGAGGATGAAGACAAAGACGCTTCTTCTCTCCAAACTTCTAAGAGTGTTTCTGAAGCTCGCGCGTCTGCCTGGGAGGAAGCTGAAAAGGCTAAGCACATGGCTAG GTTTAGACGCGAGGAGATGAAGATACAAGCGTGGGAGAATCATCAGAAGGCGAAATCTGAAGCCGAGATGAGGAAAACAGAG GTGGAAGTTGAGAGGATAAAGGGACGAGCGCAAGATCGTTTGATGAACAAACTAGCTGAGATTGAGCGGAAAGCAGAGGAGAAACGAGCAGCGGCTGAAGCAAAGAAGAATCGTGAAGCAGctaaaacagagaaacaagctGAACAAATCCGAAGAACAGGCAGAGTACCTTCATTGTTGTTCTCTTGTTCTTGCTTTTGTTCTTAG
- the LOC108806730 gene encoding uncharacterized protein LOC108806730 isoform X3, with protein sequence MLLGVDRKKKQDMLETGSNQIHDLAAASGSDDCKDVDVVVTEITDSSTSGTVGDLQVQDEYPGLDYDNVNEIKSLSSTASSLFEFQKTDKEKTTPRMSVRSFSKPAPSKWDDAQKWIASPTANRPKTGPVSKKGPPSFGRQSSMKIVDEEPDTKRVDVSQVKKKETGHKFVSWEVDSYLKPVLMVENSATEVNLSRHDSSMATAFAQPPPSTARSVSMRDMGTEMTPIASQEPSRNGTPIRATTPIRSPVTSAPSSPGRRGLSSSKELSEKEIQMKTRREIMVLGTQLGKLNIAAWASKEDEDKDASSLQTSKSVSEARASAWEEAEKAKHMARFRREEMKIQAWENHQKAKSEAEMRKTEVEVERIKGRAQDRLMNKLAEIERKAEEKRAAAEAKKNREAAKTEKQAEQIRRTGRVPSLLFSCSCFCS encoded by the exons ATGCTTCTCGGTGTTGATAGAAAGAAGAAACAAGATATGCTTGAAACTGGGTCAAACCAAATCCATGACCTTG CAGCTGCTAGTGGATCAGATGATTGCAAAGACGTTGATGTTGTTGTGACTGAGATCACTGATTCTTCTACTTCTGGTACGGTTGGAGATCTTCAAGTTCAAGATGAGTACCCTGGTCTTGATTACGACAATGTGAACGAGATCAAGAGCCTTTCTTCTACTGCATCATCCCTCTTCGAGTTTCAAAAGACAGACAAGGAGAAGACCACTCCAAGAATGTCCGTTAGATCATTCTCTAAACCGGCTCCATCTAAATGGGATGACGCTCAGAAATGGATCGCTAGTCCGACAGCTAACCGTCCCAAGACAGGACCTGTGTCGAAGAAAGGGCCTCCTAGCTTCGGTCGGCAGTCTTCTATGAAGATCGTTGATGAAGAGCCTGATACAAAGCGAGTAGATGTAAGCcaggtgaagaagaaggagacggGACACAAGTTTGTTAGCTGGGAAGTTGATTCGTATCTCAAACCTGTTCTTATGGTTGAGAACTCAGCAACTGAAG TGAATCTCAGTCGACATGACTCGTCAATGGCAACTGCGTTTGCTCAACCACCGCCTTCAACAGCGAGATCTGTCTCGATGAGAGACATGGGAACCGAGATGACTCCTATAGCGAGCCAAGAGCCTTCTAGAAACGGGACACCGATCAGGGCAACGACGCCGATCCGAAGCCCTGTGACTTCTGCACCTTCGAGTCCAGGGAGACGAGGGTTGAGTAGTAGCAAGGAGTTGTCTGAGAAAGAGATTCAGATGAAAACTAGGAGAGAGATAATGGTGTTGGGAACACAGCTTGGGAAGTTGAACATTGCTGCTTGGGCTAGCAAAGAGGATGAAGACAAAGACGCTTCTTCTCTCCAAACTTCTAAGAGTGTTTCTGAAGCTCGCGCGTCTGCCTGGGAGGAAGCTGAAAAGGCTAAGCACATGGCTAG GTTTAGACGCGAGGAGATGAAGATACAAGCGTGGGAGAATCATCAGAAGGCGAAATCTGAAGCCGAGATGAGGAAAACAGAG GTGGAAGTTGAGAGGATAAAGGGACGAGCGCAAGATCGTTTGATGAACAAACTAGCTGAGATTGAGCGGAAAGCAGAGGAGAAACGAGCAGCGGCTGAAGCAAAGAAGAATCGTGAAGCAGctaaaacagagaaacaagctGAACAAATCCGAAGAACAGGCAGAGTACCTTCATTGTTGTTCTCTTGTTCTTGCTTTTGTTCTTAG
- the LOC108806730 gene encoding uncharacterized protein LOC108806730 isoform X4, producing the protein MLLGVDRKKKQDMLETGSNQIHDLAASGSDDCKDVDVVVTEITDSSTSGTVGDLQVQDEYPGLDYDNVNEIKSLSSTASSLFEFQKTDKEKTTPRMSVRSFSKPAPSKWDDAQKWIASPTANRPKTGPVSKKGPPSFGRQSSMKIVDEEPDTKRVDVSQVKKKETGHKFVSWEVDSYLKPVLMVENSATEVNLSRHDSSMATAFAQPPPSTARSVSMRDMGTEMTPIASQEPSRNGTPIRATTPIRSPVTSAPSSPGRRGLSSSKELSEKEIQMKTRREIMVLGTQLGKLNIAAWASKEDEDKDASSLQTSKSVSEARASAWEEAEKAKHMARFRREEMKIQAWENHQKAKSEAEMRKTEVEVERIKGRAQDRLMNKLAEIERKAEEKRAAAEAKKNREAAKTEKQAEQIRRTGRVPSLLFSCSCFCS; encoded by the exons ATGCTTCTCGGTGTTGATAGAAAGAAGAAACAAGATATGCTTGAAACTGGGTCAAACCAAATCCATGACCTTG CTGCTAGTGGATCAGATGATTGCAAAGACGTTGATGTTGTTGTGACTGAGATCACTGATTCTTCTACTTCTGGTACGGTTGGAGATCTTCAAGTTCAAGATGAGTACCCTGGTCTTGATTACGACAATGTGAACGAGATCAAGAGCCTTTCTTCTACTGCATCATCCCTCTTCGAGTTTCAAAAGACAGACAAGGAGAAGACCACTCCAAGAATGTCCGTTAGATCATTCTCTAAACCGGCTCCATCTAAATGGGATGACGCTCAGAAATGGATCGCTAGTCCGACAGCTAACCGTCCCAAGACAGGACCTGTGTCGAAGAAAGGGCCTCCTAGCTTCGGTCGGCAGTCTTCTATGAAGATCGTTGATGAAGAGCCTGATACAAAGCGAGTAGATGTAAGCcaggtgaagaagaaggagacggGACACAAGTTTGTTAGCTGGGAAGTTGATTCGTATCTCAAACCTGTTCTTATGGTTGAGAACTCAGCAACTGAAG TGAATCTCAGTCGACATGACTCGTCAATGGCAACTGCGTTTGCTCAACCACCGCCTTCAACAGCGAGATCTGTCTCGATGAGAGACATGGGAACCGAGATGACTCCTATAGCGAGCCAAGAGCCTTCTAGAAACGGGACACCGATCAGGGCAACGACGCCGATCCGAAGCCCTGTGACTTCTGCACCTTCGAGTCCAGGGAGACGAGGGTTGAGTAGTAGCAAGGAGTTGTCTGAGAAAGAGATTCAGATGAAAACTAGGAGAGAGATAATGGTGTTGGGAACACAGCTTGGGAAGTTGAACATTGCTGCTTGGGCTAGCAAAGAGGATGAAGACAAAGACGCTTCTTCTCTCCAAACTTCTAAGAGTGTTTCTGAAGCTCGCGCGTCTGCCTGGGAGGAAGCTGAAAAGGCTAAGCACATGGCTAG GTTTAGACGCGAGGAGATGAAGATACAAGCGTGGGAGAATCATCAGAAGGCGAAATCTGAAGCCGAGATGAGGAAAACAGAG GTGGAAGTTGAGAGGATAAAGGGACGAGCGCAAGATCGTTTGATGAACAAACTAGCTGAGATTGAGCGGAAAGCAGAGGAGAAACGAGCAGCGGCTGAAGCAAAGAAGAATCGTGAAGCAGctaaaacagagaaacaagctGAACAAATCCGAAGAACAGGCAGAGTACCTTCATTGTTGTTCTCTTGTTCTTGCTTTTGTTCTTAG